A window of the Nycticebus coucang isolate mNycCou1 chromosome 3, mNycCou1.pri, whole genome shotgun sequence genome harbors these coding sequences:
- the LBX1 gene encoding transcription factor LBX1, translated as MTSKEDGKAAPGEERRRSPLDHLPPPANSNKPLTPFSIEDILNKPSVRRSYSLCGAAHLLAAADKHAPGGLPLAGRALLSQTSPLCALEELASKTFKGLEVSVLQAAEGRDGMTIFGQRQTPKKRRKSRTAFTNHQIYELEKRFLYQKYLSPADRDQIAQQLGLTNAQVITWFQNRRAKLKRDLEEMKADVESAKKLGPSGQMDIVALAELEQNSEATGGGGGGCGRAKSRPGSPALPPGAPQAPGAGPLQLSPASPLTDQPASSQDCSEDEEDEEIDVDD; from the exons ATGACTTCCAAGGAGGACGGCAAGGCGGCGCCGGGGGAGGAGCGGCGGCGCAGCCCGCTGGACCACCTGCCGCCGCCCGCCAACTCCAACAAGCCGCTGACGCCTTTCAGCATCGAGGACATCCTCAACAAGCCGTCGGTGCGGAGAAGTTACTCGCTGTGTGGGGCGGCGCACCTGCTGGCCGCCGCGGACAAGCACGCGCCGGGCGGCTTGCCCCTGGCGGGCCGCGCGCTGCTTTCGCAGACCTCGCCGCTGTGCGCTCTGGAGGAGCTAGCCAGCAAGACCTTTAAGGGGCTGGAGGTCAGCGTCCTGCAGGCAGCCGAAG GCCGCGACGGGATGACCATCTTTGGGCAGCGGCAGACCCCCAAGAAGCGGCGAAAGTCGCGCACCGCTTTCACTAACCACCAGATCTACGAGTTGGAAAAGCGCTTCCTATACCAAAAGTACCTGTCCCCCGCCGATCGCGACCAAATCGCGCAGCAGCTGGGCCTCACCAACGCGCAGGTCATTACCTGGTTCCAGAATCGGCGCGCCAAGCTCAAGCGGGACCTGGAGGAAATGAAGGCCGACGTGGAGTCCGCCAAGAAACTGGGCCCCAGCGGGCAGATGGACATCGTGGCGCTGGCCGAACTCGAGCAGAACTCGGAGGCCACAGGCGGCGGTGGTGGCGGCTGTGGCAGGGCCAAGTCCAGGCCTGGTTCTCCGGCGCTCCCCCCAGGCGCTCCGCAGGCCCCGGGCGCTGGGCCCCTGCAGCTCTCACCGGCCTCTCCGCTCACGGACCAGCCAGCCAGCAGCCAGGACTGCTCGGAGGACGAGGAAGACGAAGAGATCGATGTGGACGATTGA